TGAAAAGGTGGCAAATTTTACCCTAAATGATATAGTTGATGAATACGCTAAAAAGGTTTAAAATGATACTTGCTTTTAAATTTACTTGCCACAAAGACGCTTCGTTTCTAGCGCCATTTTTACGCTTGCTTGCTGGCGATCTAGCTCATAGTATAAAGTGCAAAGAAGATGAAATTTGTCTAAAGGTAAGTGGTAATGCCAGCGAGCTTGAGAGCGTGGCAAATAAAGCAAGCGCGCTCTTGCCATTTAGTCTTTTTATAAAGCACAGTGAGGTCTTGGCTGTAAGTGAGCTTGATGAAGATAGCAAGATAAATGAGATAAAATTTGGCAGCCTAACTCCGACTCAAGCGAGCACATTTTTGGCTAGCGAAAAGGCTATCTTAAATGAAAGTGGCGTGCTATGTGAGAGTAAATTTGAGGGTGAGATAACGCTTGATAATTTTAATGAAAAGCTTAAAACTTGCCTAAATTTATTAAAAAACGGCAAGGTCGTTTGCGTAGAGCAAGATGAAAATTTATATGAAATTTCTCTTGGCGTAAATTTTGACGCAAATTTCTTGATGCCTGTAAATTTAAAACAGCTACCAAAAATTTTTATCGCCGATGATAGAGCTTTGACATTTTTAGCTAGCTTTGAAAAGCCACTTTTAGCTCTAAAGACGACAGCTATTTATAGACAAAATCACGAGGACACGCCACTATTTTTTGACGTGATGGCGCCAAATGATCTTTTTCTTTACGCCCTTTGCGAGCAGCTAAATAAAGAAAATTATAGCTTTTTAAGCGTTAAAGTAAAGGAGCAAAAAAATGCTCTTTCAAGGCTTACTTTGCTTGAAAGTAGCGCAGTTTTAAGCCCATTTTTCTATGCAAAAAACAAGGAATTTGAGCTTAGTAATTTTAGTGATATAGCTTTGGGGCTAAAATTTAGCAAATTTAGTGATGACGAAATTTGCCTGCTTTCAAAATCAAGCAAAACGCAGCTTCTATTTTTGCCAAAATTTAGTAGCTTTGAAGAAATTTATGAGCTCATAAGAGCCCAGGAGGGCGGCGAAAGGCTACTTGAAAACTTCAGTAAAGAGTGCGCCCTACCAAGTGGTGAATTTAGCTCAAATGCTAGCTTTTTCTCGCTATTTTGTATAGCCGGACGCTTGCTTGGTTTAAGCAATGAGTTTAAAAAAGCAGGGGAGAATTTGCTATTAATGGCAGCTGATTTTAGCGGTCAAAAGGGCGTTAGGATCGATTATAAAATGAAAGATGACTTTGGTTTAGACGGGGTTAAGTTTGTAAAAAGTATCATTTCGTTTGTCCTTGCTGGCGCTGGAGAGAAGAACATCAGCTTTGGTTGCACCGAGTCTCTGGCGCATTTTTTGAGCGATTTTAGCTATGAAAAACGAGATAAATTTAAGATCAAAAATGTTACTTTAAGCGGGGATTTATTTTATAATAAGGTAGTTAGCAACTTGATAAAAAAGCACCTAAACCCAAATATAAAAACAAATTTTGACCCCGGATTTGGCGTTGAGATCAAGCTTTAGATATGAGATCAAAGGCTTAGTTCAAGGTGTGGGCTTTAGACCTTTTGTCTATACTTTGGCGGACAAATTTAAGCTAGTTGGTGAAATTTACAACGACGATGAGGGTGTGAAGCTAAATTTTAGCGGTGATGAGGCTAGCTTTTTGGCTTTTGAAAAAGAGCTCTATGAGAAGCTGCCAGCACTTGCTAGGATCGATGAACTAAAGAAGATTAAGATAGATAAAATTTATGAAAAGCTTGAGATCATCGCTTCAAAGAGAGCTGCCAAGCAGGCGCCTATTTTGCCTGATTACGCACTTTGCGATGACTGTTTGCGCGAGTTTTATGACCCCACAAATCCACGCTACAAATACCCATTTATAAACTGCACCAACTGCGGGCCTAGATTTTCGATCATCAAAGCATTGCCTTATGACAGGGTAAATACTACGATGAATGAGTTTAAAATGTGTAAATTTTGCGAGAGCGAGTACAAAGACCCGCTTAACCGCCGCTACCACGCAGAGCCGATCTCTTGCCCAAATTGCGGACCAAAACTCTATCTAAAAGATAAATTTGGCAAAGTCTTGGCTAGTGGGAACGAAGCGGCTAAAGAGGCAGCTAGGCTCATAAACGAAGGCAAAATTTTAGCCATTAAAGGGCTTGGTGGCTTTCATCTAGTTTGCGACGCGACAAATGAAGCCGCAGTTTGCGAGCTAAGAGCCAGAAAACACCGCCCAAGCAAGCCATTTGCTCTGATGAGTAAAAATTTACAAAACGCTAGAGAGATAGCACAAATTTCAGAGGCGGAGGCGAAGCTACTTAGCTCAAATTTAAAGCCGATCGTCTTACTTGAGGCAAAAAATGGCTCAAATATTGCAAAAAGCGTCGCGCCAAATTTAAACAAGCTTGGCGTCATGCTCGCATTTAGTGGCATACATCTTTTGCTTTTTGATTATTTAGAGCACGACATCATCGCAACTAGCGCGAATATCTCAGGCGAAGTTGTGATAAAAGACGAGAGTGAACTAAGAGAAAAACTAGGTGACGTTATAGATTTTTACCTTGATCACGACCGAGAAATTTACTCGCCAAGTGACGATAGTGTCGCATTTTGTGTTGGCGATGAGACAATTTTCACAAGAACGAGCCGTGGCTTAAATCCAAATTTCATCCATACAAATTTTAAGCAAAAAGGGACGTTTTTAGCCCTTGGAGCAGAGCTAAAGAGCTCATTTTGCATCTATAAAGACGGACTTTTGATGATTAGCCCATATATCGGCGATCTAAAAAACGTGGCGACTTTTGATAGGTTTAAGGACATTTTCACCCTTTTTGAAAAGACTTACAGCCTAAAAATCGATAAAGTTATAGCTGATCTTCATCCAAATTTTTTAAATACAAAATGGGCGAAGGATCAGGGCTTTGAGCTAGTTCATCTTCAGCACCACTACGCGCATTTGCTAAGCGTGATCTTTGAAAACGATCTAGCAGATAAAAAGTATCTTGGCTTTTGCTTTGATGGCACTGGATACGGAGAGGATGGTAAAATTTGGGGTGGCGAGGTCTTTAGGCTAGATAAAAAGAATTACGAGCGTGTTTATCACTTTGATGAATTTAGCCTATTTGGGGGCGAAAACAGTATCAAAAATATTTATCTAATCTCATATTCTATTATTTTAAAATACTCTCTTGAGGACGAAGCTGGTAAATTTTTAGTAAATTTTGATGAAAAAATGCTTGCAAATTTTAAAAAAATGGAGCAAAAAGGACTAAACTTAATAAAGACTAGCTCGGTTGGTAGGATATTTGACGCATTTGGGGCGATTATTTGTGGGCTTTTTCACTCGAGTTTTGAGGGCGAGAGTGGTATGAGACTTGAAGCACTTTATGATAAAAATTTAGATGTGTGTTATAAATTTAGCCTAGATGATGGAGTGATCGGCTTTAAAGAAGCTTTTAAAAGTGCTTTAAAAGATGAGCCAAGAGTGGCTGCAACGGCATTTATAAATGGCTTGGCTGATATTATTTTTGAAATTTCAAAAAAAGAAAAAATGGAAATTTTGCTAAGCGGCGGAGTTTTTCAAAATAAGACTTTACTCGAACTTATTTACAAAAAATTTACTAAAGCAAATTTGAAATTTCATATCAATAAAAAATTCTGTAGCAACGATTCTAACGTAAATTTAGGGCAAATTTATTATTATTTATCTACATTTTAAAAGAACTGATGTATAATGATTTTAAACGGTAATCAAACGAGAAAGGAGCAAAAAATGGATAGTGTTATACGTTTTAGTGTTTCTTTACCTAGTCAGTTACTAGACGAACTAGATAGGAAAGTTAGCGAACAAGGCTACGCTTCTAGGAGCGAATTTACGAGGGATCTGATCCGTGAAAAGATCGTAAATGATAGTTGGAAGGACGCTAATGAAGAGTTGATCGGGGTTTTGACGCTCATTTATATGCATCATCACAACGATTTGGTGAATAAAAAGATGGATATAGAGCATAGCTCTGATGTGAAAATCATCTGCACAAACCATGTTCATGTCGATCACCACAACTGCTTAGAAACGATTTCAATAAGAGGCGAGGCGGGCAAAATTGAACGCTTTGCTGAAAGGATCGCCGGTTTAAAGGGCGTAAAATTTTCTAAACTCACAAGGGCAGCTATTCCTAGGTTTTAGTTTTTTAAGGGTTTTTATGAGTTTTAGGAATTTTTGGGATTTTTTTATAGGTGAAGCGAGCGGTGGTATCTTTCTTATCACTGCTGCTTTAGTGGCATTTATCTTTGGAAATATTTTTTTAAGTAGTTTTTATAACTCATTTTTGCAAATCGATACAAGGCTAAATTTTGGCAAATCGCCGATACAAAAGCCCCTTATCCTTTTTGTAAATGATAGTTTGATGGCCGTTTTTTTCTTTTTACTTGGGTTTAGACTTAAGCGAGAAATTTTTAAAGCAAAGCTTAGGAGTCTGGCCCAAGCTACCTTGCTAAAAATTTTTATCATCAGTGGCATTTTAGCTTCTATATTTTTTTATATTTTAAATCACAATTATATTTTTTGTTGAAAGATTAAGGCAGTGTCAATGGATATAAATACGGCATTTAAGATACTGGCTAGAAATTTGGTGTTTTGTATATCTTATAAAAGAGAGTGTGAATAATGAACTTTTTAAATAGAATTTTTCTAGCAAAAGAGCTGGATCGGTGGCAAAGTGACGGTATAGTCGATAAAGAGACCGCTATAAAAATAGCAAATTTATACGACATCGACCCTGACGCTCATAGCGATAAGATGAGTTTTGTCCTAAAACTCGTAGCATATCTCTTTTTTGCATTAGCCTTTTTTACGCTTGTTGGTGCAAATTGGGAAGAGATACCAAGACTAGGACGTTTGGCGCTTGTGTTGTTTGTACTTGGGCTTGTAAATTTTGGTGGAATTTACTATCTCGCAAAGGGAAAGGAAAATCTATCAACGGCGATGTTTTTTCTTGGAAATTTCTGCTTTGGTGCGGCGATTGCGCTTATTGCCCAAATTTATCACATTAGTGATGAGCCAAGCGGTGGTATTTTACTTTGGAGTATCGGGGCGTTTGCGGTTTCTTTTACTAGTAAAAAAGGTGTGCTAGTAGCCCAAAGCCTTATCTTTGCGACGGTTTGGTTTTTTATGAGAGGCTATCAGGGCGACTTTGGTTTTGGCTTTATCATTTTTATAGTACTCGGCGCATATACGCTTTACAAAGACGACTCAAAATGGCTTGCTTTTGTGCTTTTTATAGATATCTTTATATACATCATTTCATTTTGCAGCTACATTAGTGGTCTTAGAGCGATATTTGATTATGGATTTTTGTTTGGACTTCCTATGGTTGCGATCGTATCGCTATCTTATGCACTTTTGCTTATCAGTATTTCGCCGCTACTAGATAAATTTAGAGTAGGGCTTGGCACATTTGCAAAAGAATTTGGTAAAAATTTTGGCGTTTTTGTGTTGTTGCTTTGTCTGCTTTTATTTGAAGAAAGAAATTTATTTGAGGGTGGAGATGAAGAGCTTTGGTTTGTGAAGTCGTTTTTTAAAAGCAACTTTGGCTTTGTCTTTATACTATTTAGTGTTGCTTATTTTGCACTGTTTTTTAAAGAAAAAAACAAGAGTGGTTTGTTGCTCGGGGCACTGCTCGTGTCGTTGCCCTTTGTCTTTAGCTACGGTCCTGGCTACGCAAATATATTTTTTTCGCTCGCAAATATCATAACAGCTGCGGTTCTTATCAAAAAGGGTGAGCTAAAACTTGGTCTTTGTATGATATTTTTGGTTGCAGCCGTAAGATACTTCCAGCTAATAGGTGATTATATCGGCGCTACGGCACTATTTATAGTATTTGCTTTCATAGTGCTAGTTGTGGCTAGAAAAGGACGTAAAAAATGAAGATAAAAGTATTAATAGTAGCTGTGGTTTTTCAAATTTCGCTTATTGGCATCATGCTTGGCTACGCACTTATGCCACTTTATTTTGGGCAAGAGGTAAGAGTAAGGGTTAATCTTTATGATCCAAGAGATCTTTTTCGCGGAAATTATGTTGATTTAAACTATGAATTTTCAAATTTTCATTCAAGAAATTTTGACGAAAATGATGAAGGTGACCGCTATATCGACCAATACGATGAGAGAGTAAGAGATGGGGCTAGAGTTTATGCTGTTTTAAAACCAGATGTTAATGGCACTTACAGCTTTGATAAATTTAGTATAAGCAAGCCAGACAATGAAGTGTTTTTAGCTGGTAGATATGACGGCTACTCACTAGTAAAATACGGCATAGAGCAGTTTTATATGTCGCCTGATAGCGCGGCTAATACTGAAAATGAAATGAGAGAAGAAGATGTTAATGCATATGCTGTTTTGATGGTTATGGAAAATGGCAAAGCTAGATTAAAGGATCTAATAATTCAAAAGAGTGCCGGAAAGAATAGTAAAAAATTATTTGGTGATGAAAATTTTGACAAGCTGGATGATATTAGGCAAAAAGAGTAAGGTAAATTGAGTCAAAGTATTTGTAAAAAATTCGCTTATATTTTAAATTTAAATGAAAATTTAAACAACTTAATTAATTTTGATCTATTTGTAAAAACTCCCAAAAATTTAATTTTATTTTTAAATTTAAGAGTTAAAATCTCCATAAATTAATAAAAAAGGATAAAAAAATGTGCAAAGATTGCGGTTGCTCAATGGGTAATCACGCCCATACCCACACTCATGTTGATGGCACTACCCACTCACATTTTCACACTCACGATGGTCATATCGATCACTCACACGACGCACATGAGCACAGTCACGATGCTCACGCACATCCAGTGCTAAATGAGAGTAAAACTATAGACGTGATAGAGAAAATTCTCTCTGAAAATGATAAAGAAGCTTCTCACAACAGAGCTCATCTTGATGAAAAAAAGATACTTTGCGTAAATTTAATGAGTAGCCCAGGAGCAGGCAAGACAACGCTTCTCGAGGCAACGATAAAGGCTGGTAAGTTTAAAATAGGCGTTGTTGAGGGTGATTTGGAGACAAATCAAGATGCTGATCGCATAGTAAAAGCTGGTGCAAAGGCTCATCAGATAAGCACAGGTCAGACCTGTCACTTGGACGCATTTATGGTGCATGAAGGGCTTCACCATCTGCCGCTGAACGAGCTTGATCTAGTCTTTATAGAAAATGTTGGAAATTTAGTTTGCCCTGCAAGCTACGACGTTGGCTCGCATTTTAACGCTGTGCTTCTTTCAGTGCCAGAGGGCGATGATAAGGTGAGTAAGTACCCAGTGATGTTTAGAGCTGCTGACGTGCTTCTCATCACAAAAGCTTCGCTTGCACCACACTTTGACTTTGACATCGAGCGAGTGAAAAATGACGCTAGAAAGCTAAATCCAAAGGTTGACATCTTTGTGATAGACAGCAAAACTGGTGAGGGCATTGATAAGTGGATAAGTTATTTGGAATTTAAAAAAGAGCTAAGATAATGTGCCTCTCAATCCCTTCAAAAGTAATAGAAATAGATGAAAACAACGTCGCCACCGTTGAGACTCTGGGCGTTACTAGAAAGGTAAGCCTTGATCTCATCTCTGAAGAGGTAAAAGTTGGCGAATACGTGCTAATTCACGTTGGATACGCTATGCAAAAGATTGATACAAATTTTGCACTTGAAAGTCTTGAAGTCTATCGACAGATCGCTGATGATATGAACGATGGGAAAATTTGATGGATCTTATAAATGATTTTCGCGATAAGGAGCTGATCTTAGCCCTTTCAAAACTCATACAAAAAGAGAGCACAAAACCCCTAAATATCATGGAAATTTGCGGCGGCCACACGCATAGCATTATGAAATTTGCACTGCCAAGTTTAGTTGGAGAGCATATAAATTTCGTCCATGGCCCAGGCTGTCCGGT
The sequence above is a segment of the Campylobacter concisus genome. Coding sequences within it:
- a CDS encoding GDYXXLXY domain-containing protein, whose amino-acid sequence is MKIKVLIVAVVFQISLIGIMLGYALMPLYFGQEVRVRVNLYDPRDLFRGNYVDLNYEFSNFHSRNFDENDEGDRYIDQYDERVRDGARVYAVLKPDVNGTYSFDKFSISKPDNEVFLAGRYDGYSLVKYGIEQFYMSPDSAANTENEMREEDVNAYAVLMVMENGKARLKDLIIQKSAGKNSKKLFGDENFDKLDDIRQKE
- a CDS encoding HypC/HybG/HupF family hydrogenase formation chaperone — encoded protein: MCLSIPSKVIEIDENNVATVETLGVTRKVSLDLISEEVKVGEYVLIHVGYAMQKIDTNFALESLEVYRQIADDMNDGKI
- a CDS encoding DUF2157 domain-containing protein; the protein is MNFLNRIFLAKELDRWQSDGIVDKETAIKIANLYDIDPDAHSDKMSFVLKLVAYLFFALAFFTLVGANWEEIPRLGRLALVLFVLGLVNFGGIYYLAKGKENLSTAMFFLGNFCFGAAIALIAQIYHISDEPSGGILLWSIGAFAVSFTSKKGVLVAQSLIFATVWFFMRGYQGDFGFGFIIFIVLGAYTLYKDDSKWLAFVLFIDIFIYIISFCSYISGLRAIFDYGFLFGLPMVAIVSLSYALLLISISPLLDKFRVGLGTFAKEFGKNFGVFVLLLCLLLFEERNLFEGGDEELWFVKSFFKSNFGFVFILFSVAYFALFFKEKNKSGLLLGALLVSLPFVFSYGPGYANIFFSLANIITAAVLIKKGELKLGLCMIFLVAAVRYFQLIGDYIGATALFIVFAFIVLVVARKGRKK
- a CDS encoding Na+/H+ antiporter NhaA translates to MSFRNFWDFFIGEASGGIFLITAALVAFIFGNIFLSSFYNSFLQIDTRLNFGKSPIQKPLILFVNDSLMAVFFFLLGFRLKREIFKAKLRSLAQATLLKIFIISGILASIFFYILNHNYIFC
- the nikR gene encoding nickel-responsive transcriptional regulator NikR — its product is MDSVIRFSVSLPSQLLDELDRKVSEQGYASRSEFTRDLIREKIVNDSWKDANEELIGVLTLIYMHHHNDLVNKKMDIEHSSDVKIICTNHVHVDHHNCLETISIRGEAGKIERFAERIAGLKGVKFSKLTRAAIPRF
- the hypF gene encoding carbamoyltransferase HypF, which codes for MRSSFRYEIKGLVQGVGFRPFVYTLADKFKLVGEIYNDDEGVKLNFSGDEASFLAFEKELYEKLPALARIDELKKIKIDKIYEKLEIIASKRAAKQAPILPDYALCDDCLREFYDPTNPRYKYPFINCTNCGPRFSIIKALPYDRVNTTMNEFKMCKFCESEYKDPLNRRYHAEPISCPNCGPKLYLKDKFGKVLASGNEAAKEAARLINEGKILAIKGLGGFHLVCDATNEAAVCELRARKHRPSKPFALMSKNLQNAREIAQISEAEAKLLSSNLKPIVLLEAKNGSNIAKSVAPNLNKLGVMLAFSGIHLLLFDYLEHDIIATSANISGEVVIKDESELREKLGDVIDFYLDHDREIYSPSDDSVAFCVGDETIFTRTSRGLNPNFIHTNFKQKGTFLALGAELKSSFCIYKDGLLMISPYIGDLKNVATFDRFKDIFTLFEKTYSLKIDKVIADLHPNFLNTKWAKDQGFELVHLQHHYAHLLSVIFENDLADKKYLGFCFDGTGYGEDGKIWGGEVFRLDKKNYERVYHFDEFSLFGGENSIKNIYLISYSIILKYSLEDEAGKFLVNFDEKMLANFKKMEQKGLNLIKTSSVGRIFDAFGAIICGLFHSSFEGESGMRLEALYDKNLDVCYKFSLDDGVIGFKEAFKSALKDEPRVAATAFINGLADIIFEISKKEKMEILLSGGVFQNKTLLELIYKKFTKANLKFHINKKFCSNDSNVNLGQIYYYLSTF
- the hypB gene encoding hydrogenase nickel incorporation protein HypB, with product MCKDCGCSMGNHAHTHTHVDGTTHSHFHTHDGHIDHSHDAHEHSHDAHAHPVLNESKTIDVIEKILSENDKEASHNRAHLDEKKILCVNLMSSPGAGKTTLLEATIKAGKFKIGVVEGDLETNQDADRIVKAGAKAHQISTGQTCHLDAFMVHEGLHHLPLNELDLVFIENVGNLVCPASYDVGSHFNAVLLSVPEGDDKVSKYPVMFRAADVLLITKASLAPHFDFDIERVKNDARKLNPKVDIFVIDSKTGEGIDKWISYLEFKKELR